A genome region from Tursiops truncatus isolate mTurTru1 chromosome 15, mTurTru1.mat.Y, whole genome shotgun sequence includes the following:
- the GHRH gene encoding somatoliberin, producing MLLWVFFLVTLTLSSGSHGSPPSQPLRMPRYADAIFTNSYRKVLAQLSARKLLQDIMSRQQGERNQEQGAKVRLGRQVDSMWADQKQMALENILVTLLQEHSLIKHQELRDLTKYSPGEMQAAAG from the exons ATGCTGCTCTGGGTGTTCTTCCTCGTGACCCTCACCCTCAGCAGCGGCTCCCACggctccccaccctcccagcccctcag GATGCCGAGGTACGCAGACGCCATCTTTACCAACAGCTACCGGAAGGTGCTGGCCCAGCTGTCTGCCCGCAAGCTTCTCCAGGACATCATGAGCAGGCAGCAGGG AGAGAGAAACCAGGAGCAAGGAGCAAAGGTACGGCTTGGCCGTCAGGTGGACAGCATGTGGGCAGACCAAAAGCAGATGGCATTGGAGAACATCCTGGTGACCCTGCTGCAGGAGCACAG CCTAATTAAACACCAAGAGCTCAGAGATCTCACCAAGTACAGTCCTGGGGAGATGCAAGCAGCAGCAGGGTGA